CGCTCGTCTAAAAACTTTTCCAATGCCGCCTGCCGGATGCGATACATAGGCTTTGCAGCAGTACCGATATTACTTGCGCGTAGCTCCCCCCTGCGAATAAGCCTGCGAACCACTTCTACCTGAATTCCTAAAACAGCAGCTACGTCTTTCACGGTCAGCGTTGTAGTTACACTCATGCTCTCTCTCCTATGCTGAAGCTGCGAACCGCCCCGCGTAAATGTTCATTCCTGAATGAAA
The window above is part of the Halodesulfovibrio sp. genome. Proteins encoded here:
- a CDS encoding helix-turn-helix domain-containing protein, coding for MSVTTTLTVKDVAAVLGIQVEVVRRLIRRGELRASNIGTAAKPMYRIRQAALEKFLDEREVLGVEG